The nucleotide sequence CCGGGTGCGGATCCAGGTCATCGAAGGCAGCATCACCGAGGTGACGCTGAAGGGCGAGGGCGCGGAAGAATTCGGCATCCGGCCGATGCTCGGCCCGGTGCTCGCCGAGCAGCCGTCGCGCCTCGCGACGCTGGAGCGCCAGCTGCTGCTGATCAACAGCCGCGGCGGCGTGCGCCTGGTTGATTCCGCGCTGGAGGAGATCGGTGGCTCCACCGGCCGCTTCCGCCTCGTGCTCGAACTCAAGACCTGGCACGTCTACGGCTCTACGGGCTTAGACAATCTTGGCTCGTCGACCGTCGGTCCCTGGCAGAGCTACGCCACGGCGGCGTTCAACTCCTATCTGTTGCCGGGCGACACGCTTACCGCCAACCTGTCGACCACCCCCGGCGATCCGCGCCAGCTCGTGTTCGGACGCTTGTCCTACGACGTGCCGGTCGGCACCGACGGCGTCCATGTCGGCGCGTCGGCGCTGTACAGCGAGGTGCGGCCGGGCGACATCAGGCGGCGCTTCAACGACAACACCGTCACCGAGACGGTCGAGCTGCGCGGCGGCTTCGCGCCGATCCAGTCACAGTCCGCCTCGTTGAACCTGACGGTCGCCGCGGCCTTCAGCGATGTCACCGAGCGCGACGTGTTCGGCATCTGGTATCGCGACCGCATCCGGACGCTGACCTTCACCGGGGATTATCGCTGGAAGGATGAGCTCGGCGGCGACAGCTATCTGACCCTGGCGTACCGGCAGGGGCTCAATGCCTTCGGGGCGACACCGGCCGGCGATGTCATGGCCTCGCGCCCCGACGCGTCGCCGAGCTTCGCGGTGGTCAACGGCTGGTTCACGCGCTACCAGACACTGTCCGATGCGTGGTCGCTGAAGATCGCCGCTGCCGGCCAGCTCGCATCGGGCCCGTTGTACAATTCGCAGCAATTCTATCTCGGCGGCCTGTCCTACGGCCGCGGCTATGGTAGCGCCGAGCTCAGCGGCGACAATGCCGTTGCCGGCACGTTCGAGGTCCGCTTCGAGCAGAAGCCGGACTGGACCTATCTGAAGAGCTATCAGCTCTACAGCTTCTTCGATGCTGGGCTGGCCTGGAATGACGGCTTCCGTCCCTCGGACGGCGTGGCGCTGACCTCGGCAGGCGGCGGCGTGCGCTTCACCTTCCCCAACGATTGGCGCGCCGATCTCGGCGTCGCCGTCCCGCTCGGCTACCGCGCCCCCGACAACACGCCGCGCAGCGCGCGCTTCCTGCTGTCGCTGTCGAGCGTGCTCAAGCTGTGCCCGCAGCGCGGGCAGGGGCCTTGCATCTGATAATTTGTGGGGGGCTGCGGCAGCAATGTCCGCTTCCTCCAACAGCTGGTGGCCATTCACCTGGATCAGGGCTCCGAAAGCGGCCGCTGAGCGGCCTCTCTCGAGGTCAGCCGTCCGACTTCTCTACGTCAGGTGCCTGGAGGCTGGTGTCGGGCGCCTGCTCCCTTTTGGCCGTCAAGTCGGCCGCCTTGTCGAGCAGGGCAAGGGCAACGTCCGGGTCGGTCGTCGCCTTCGCGAACTTGAAAAGGGTGGTGGCCTGGTCCGCCAAATACTTCTTCCCAACCATGTTGCCTGGTCCCCAAATACCACTCGATATCCATACGCCGGAACCAGGATTCCGTTCCGTTGGTCAACAGCGACCTTCCGGGCGGCCCGGCATTTTTACTTCGGGTTCCCGAGAGGCGGGTTAAATCAGAGGCTGCAAATGGTCTCGGATTGGGTTTCGGATTGTATTGTCGTTGTCTATTTTCCTACCGTCGCCCACACTTGTATGTCCTCGCCAATCAGCAAGCAGCAGTGCAACGAAGTGGCGCAGGGCGCCCTGGTCGGCTCATTGACATACAGCGATACGATCTCATTCCAGCTGCGGCCCGATGGGAGCCTCAGGATGAGGCGGGCT is from Bradyrhizobium sp. ORS 285 and encodes:
- a CDS encoding ShlB/FhaC/HecB family hemolysin secretion/activation protein; the protein is MGRRGVRSVGRSAERRAEAIAPCGLRLPGGAAAAGVSLLAALFTSGVHAQQVGQPSFDPRQTEKYFDEQSRSPQPAPPRPRAPQFSTQGGGDHKPLFTMRGVILTGTSALSADQLAATYQPYIGKPVSQADLAAIASAISDQYRAAGFHLSRAIIPPQDISNGRVRIQVIEGSITEVTLKGEGAEEFGIRPMLGPVLAEQPSRLATLERQLLLINSRGGVRLVDSALEEIGGSTGRFRLVLELKTWHVYGSTGLDNLGSSTVGPWQSYATAAFNSYLLPGDTLTANLSTTPGDPRQLVFGRLSYDVPVGTDGVHVGASALYSEVRPGDIRRRFNDNTVTETVELRGGFAPIQSQSASLNLTVAAAFSDVTERDVFGIWYRDRIRTLTFTGDYRWKDELGGDSYLTLAYRQGLNAFGATPAGDVMASRPDASPSFAVVNGWFTRYQTLSDAWSLKIAAAGQLASGPLYNSQQFYLGGLSYGRGYGSAELSGDNAVAGTFEVRFEQKPDWTYLKSYQLYSFFDAGLAWNDGFRPSDGVALTSAGGGVRFTFPNDWRADLGVAVPLGYRAPDNTPRSARFLLSLSSVLKLCPQRGQGPCI